From one Humulus lupulus chromosome 8, drHumLupu1.1, whole genome shotgun sequence genomic stretch:
- the LOC133795077 gene encoding uncharacterized protein LOC133795077 — MNVIKWQLGFEGIFVVDAHGHSGGLAMLWRKEEEGRLLSYSNNHIDMVLNLADHPEFRLTGFYGEPHRHLRQNTWSRLRQLASASLLPWCLIGDLNNILYQWEKKGGRAYPSRLISEFHDALVDCGLNDLELVGHPYTWERGRGTSNWIEVRLDRALFSQTWRSIFPGAKLVNVEISTSYHSPIWLDLAYRRRDPFVKRFRFENAWVREPMCRQIVQANWLSYHTVSLHDKIRCCSTALAEWGKDITGNFKERINSCKRSLRQLKGCRDEEVIRRYQEVHSCLLEVLEQKEIFWRQRSKQLWLQAGDQNTKFFHACATTRKRNNHLASLKNDQGVWVNWDNGLDTVIVDYFRNIFSASQTNWERVIDCVPESITEEMNMELLAPVEDSEVKEALFQMHPDKSPGPDGFNPGFYQRYWDIVGSDVIRLVQHFFMFTEFPVHLSDTHIALIPKKAKP, encoded by the coding sequence ATGAATGTGATCAAATGGCAATTGGGTTTTGAAGGAATTTTTGTTGTCGATGCGCATGGGCACAGCGGTGGTTTAGCTATGTTATGGAGGAAAGAAGAGGAGGGGAGGCTCCTGAGCTATAGCAACAATCATATTGATATGGTATTAAATTTGGCGGATCACCCAGAATTTCGTTTAACTGGATTTTATGGAGAACCTCATCGCCATTTACGCCAAAATACTTGGAGTAGACTCCGTCAACTTGCTAGCGCTTCACTGTTGCCATGGTGTTTAATTGGTGATCTTAACAACATTCTTTATCAATGGGAGAAAAAAGGAGGTCGTGCTTATCCCAGTAGGCTCATTAGCGAATTTCATGATGCGCTTGTTGATTGTGGCCTTAATGATTTGGAACTAGTGGGCCACCCTTATACATGGGAGCGTGGTAGAGGCACTTCCAATTGGATTGAAGTGAGACTTGATCGCGCACTCTTTTCTCAAACTTGGAGATCTATTTTCCCTGGCGCTAAACTGGTCAATGTAGAGATCTCGACATCTTACCACTCTCCCATTTGGTTGGATCTTGCGTATCGGAGGAGGGATCCTTTTGTGAAGAGATTTCGGTTTGAGAATGCCTGGGTTAGAGAACCCATGTGTCGTCAAATTGTTCAAGCTAACTGGCTTAGCTACCACACGGTTTCTCTCCATGATAAGATTAGGTGCTGCAGTACTGCCCTTGCTGAATGGGGTAAGGATATCACAGGCAATTTCAAAGAGCGTATCAACTCTTGTAAAAGATCACTTCGACAACTTAAGGGGTGTAGAGATGAGGAGGTTATCCGCCGCTATCAGGAGGTTCATAGCTGCCTTTTGGAGGTTCTTGAGCAGAAGGAGATATTCTGGCGGCAACGCTCGAAGCAACTTTGGTTACAAGCAGGTGACCAGAATACCAAATTCTTTCATGCTTGTGCTACCACTAGAAAGCGAAATAATCATCTCGCTTCTCTTAAGAATGACCAGGGTGTGTGGGTGAATTGGGATAATGGGTTGGATACAGTTATAGTTGACTACTTCAGGAACATATTCTCGGCCTCACAGACTAATTGGGAGAGGGTGATTGACTGCGTCCCGGAGAGCATCACTGAAGAAATGAACATGGAGCTACTTGCCCCGGTGGAGGATAGTGAAGTGAAGGAAGCATTGTTCCAAATGCACCCTGATAAGTCGCCTGGGCCAGATGGATTCAATCCGGGTTTTTATCAGAGATACTGGGACATTGTGGGCTCAGATGTGATTCGGTTAGTGCAGCACTTCTTCATGTTTACTGAATTCCCAGTTCATCTTAGTGATACACATATTGCTCTTATTCCAAAAAAGGCAAAACCATAA